In one Ochotona princeps isolate mOchPri1 chromosome 16, mOchPri1.hap1, whole genome shotgun sequence genomic region, the following are encoded:
- the OGFOD1 gene encoding prolyl 3-hydroxylase OGFOD1: MNGKRPAEPGPGRGGKRGKKEVIAEFSDAVTEETLKKQVAEAWTSRTPFSHEAVVMDMEPFLHCVIPNFIRNQDFLDSLQKELLNLDFHEKYNDLYKFQQSDDLKKRKEPHISALRKLMFEDFRAWLSDVSQIDLEPTIDMSCAKYEFTDALLCHDDELEGRRIAFILYLVPSWDRSFGGTLDLYDTDEHFQPKQIVKSLIPSWNKLIFFEVSPVSFHQVSEVLSEEKSRLSISGWFHGASLTRPPIYFEPLIPRNPHIPKDHEILYDWINPTYLDMEYQVQIQEEFEESSEILLKEFLKPEKFAKVCEALEKADVEWNTRSPPNKRFYEKAEESTLPDILKECMELFRSEAMFLLLSNFTGLKLHFLAPSEDSETEDKKEGEAASTAENTEEGAGQSSSEPGLPEAAISSSSQQSDGEVESQSEEKEAKKDSGVPTCQGELRHWKTGHYTLIHDNSKTEFALDLLFYCGCEGWDPEFGGFTSYIAKGEDEELLTVNPENNSLALVYRDRETLKFVKHINHRSLEQKKTFPNRTGFWDFAFVYYE; the protein is encoded by the exons ATGAATGGGAAACGGCCCGCAGAGCCCGGGCCGGGCCGCGGAGGGAAAAGGGGCAAGAAGGAAGTTATTGCGGAGTTTTCTGACGCTGTCACGGAGGAAACCTTGAAGAAGCAGGTGGCTGAAGCGTGGACAAGCAGGACGCCGTTCAGCCATG AGGCTGTTGTCATGGATATGGAGCCCTTTCTGCACTGTGTGATCCCGAACTTCATCCGAAACCAGGACTTCCTGGACAGCCTGCAGAAGGAACTTTTGAATTTGGACTTCCATGAGAAATATAATGATTTATATAAATTTCAGCAG TCTGATGAtttgaagaagagaaaagagCCTCATATCTCTGCTTTAAG GAAGCTCATGTTTGAAGATTTCCGAGCCTGGCTTTCAGATGTCTCTCAGATTGACCTGGAACCAACCATTGACATGTCCTGTGCTAAATATGAATTCACCG ATGCCCTGCTGTGCCATGACGACGAGTTGGAGGGACGCCGGATCGCCTTCATTCTGTACCTCGTTCCTTCCTGGGACAGGAGTTTTGGGGGCACCCTGGATCTGTACGACACTGATG AACACTTTCAGCCGAAGCAGATTGTCAAGTCTCTTATCCCTTCATGGAACAAATTGATTTTCTTTGAAGTGTCTCCGGTGTCCTTTCATCAG GTGTCTGAAGTCCTCTCTGAGGAGAAGTCCCGTCTGTCTATAAGCGGCTGGTTTCACGGTGCTTCGCTAACCAGGCCCCCCATCTACTTCGAACCCCTCATTCCTCGGAACCCTCACATCCCAAAAGAT CATGAGATTTTGTATGATTGGATCAATCCTACTTATCTGGACATGGAGTACCAAGTTCAAATTCAAGAGGAATTTGAAGAAAGTTCTGAAATTCTCCTGAAGGAATTTCTTAAG CCTGAGAAATTTGCAAAGGTCTGTGAGGCCTTGGAGAAAGCAGATGTGGAATGGAACACCCGCAGTCCTCCTAACAAAAG GTTTTACGAGAAGGCTGAGGAAAGCACACTGCCTGACATCCTGAAGGAGTGCATGGAGTTATTTCGCTCCGAGGCAATGTTCTTGCTGCTCTCCAACTTCACAGGCCTGAAGCTTCACTTCCTGGCCCCCTCAGAGGACAGTGAGACTGAGGacaaaaaagagggagaagcagCCTCAACTGCAGAGAACACGGAAGAGGGGGCCGGCCAGAGCTCCTCTGAGCCCGGGCTTCCTGAGGcggccatcagcagcagcagccagcagagcGACGGAGAAGTGGAGTCACAGTCTgaggagaaagaagcaaagaaag ACTCAGGTGTTCCCACATGTCAAGGGGAGCTGAGGCATTGGAAGACTGGTCACTACACTTTAATCCATGACAACAGCAAGACCGAATTCGCCCTGGACTTACTTTTTTACTGTGGTTGTGAAG GCTGGGATCCAGAATTTGGTGGCTTTACTTCCTACATTGCCAAAGGTGAAGATGAAGAG CTGCTAACAGTGAATCCAGAAAACAATTCTTTGGCACTGGtctacagagatagagagactcTGAAATTTGTCAAGCATATTAACCACCGAAGCCTAGAACAAAAGAAAACCTTCCCAAACAGAACAGGTTTCTGGGACTTTGCATTCGTCTATTATGAATGA